A single genomic interval of Pyrus communis chromosome 7, drPyrComm1.1, whole genome shotgun sequence harbors:
- the LOC137740373 gene encoding glycosyltransferase family 92 protein RCOM_0530710-like: protein MKGPKGFGRKKRPPRDIVSWNTLFWCTLFVVINCALFSGFTFSTFRFLFGKTFQPVLLLTWPAPPNKTVSVREVVMFPDQALVFLNYPPAARLFTKDDLHCVYFLANESSSQPRFTQPPVDIDGDDRHNQIVRCPLQPRGLTVSVTLRPDDDVPAVPSYSWDWLAYDALVDRDDTTIVFVKGLNLRRERVSNATKFECVYGWDFRTTRYLLRADVVSIAQEIVRCRTPISVLNFPRGVNNSVKVSVRVKGGGGILPSIARPGLRTVLANPPRRKRHEMCLCSMVRNQGRFLKEWVMYHARMGVQRWFLYDNNSDDDSDIVIEWLRQANYNVTRHVWPWIKTQEAGFAHCALRARETCQWVGFIDVDEFFHMPSGLLIHDVLRNQSNYGYVGEIRASCYSFGPSGLKQLPTQGVAVGYTCRIGGPERHKSIVRPEALNSTLINVVHHFHLRDGFEAVNVDMGVMVINHYKYQVWEVFKEKFYRRVATYVADWQEEQNVGSKDRAPGLGTRAVEPPDWSHRFCEVKDTGLRDRVLQDFVDPRTRLLPWQEEDDEVRVEGQFQQHRHQEQQEQRRLKSMMRRRRARIKQRVLF, encoded by the exons ATGAAGGGACCCAAGGGTTTTGGCCGTAAGAAGAGACCCCCGCGCGACATCGTTTCCTGGAACACCTTGTTCTGGTGCACCCTTTTTGTCGTCATCAACTGCGCCCTCTTCTCCGGCTTCACCTTCTCCACTTTCCGCTTCCTCTTCGGCA AAACGTTTCAACCGGTACTGCTGCTAACATGGCCAGCTCCACCGAACAAAACCGTTTCCGTTCGAGAAGTCGTTATGTTTCCCGATCAGGCGCTCGTTTTCCTAAACTACCCTCCCGCCGCCCGCTTATTTACCAAAGACGACCTCCACTGCGTCTACTTCTTAGCCAACGAGTCCTCCTCCCAGCCCCGGTTCACTCAGCCCCCGGTTGACATCGACGGGGACGATCGCCACAATCAGATCGTGCGGTGCCCGCTCCAGCCACGTGGTTTAACCGTTTCTGTTACGTTGAGACCAGACGACGACGTCCCGGCGGTTCCCTCGTACAGCTGGGACTGGCTCGCCTACGACGCCCTCGTCGACCGCGACGACACCACGATCGTGTTCGTGAAGGGCCTCAATCTACGGCGGGAAAGAGTTTCCAACGCCACCAAATTCGAGTGCGTCTACGGCTGGGATTTCAGGACCACCAGATATTTACTGAGAGCCGACGTCGTTTCGATCGCTCAGGAGATCGTGCGGTGCAGAACCCCCATAAGCGTGTTGAATTTTCCACGTGGCGTCAATAATTCAGTCAAGGTCTCCGTTCGAGTGAAAGGTGGTGGAGGAATATTACCCTCCATAGCCCGCCCCGGGCTCCGAACCGTACTCGCCAACCCGCCCCGGCGGAAGCGGCACGAGATGTGTTTGTGCTCCATGGTTCGAAATCAGGGTCGGTTTTTGAAGGAATGGGTCATGTACCACGCCCGAATGGGAGTTCAACGGTGGTTTTTGTACGACAACAACAGCGACGACGACTCTGATATCGTAATTGAGTGGCTACGACAAGCAAATTACAACGTCACAAGACACGTATGGCCTTGGATCAAGACCCAGGAAGCCGGGTTCGCCCATTGCGCCCTACGAGCCCGTGAGACATGCCAATGGGTCGGATTCATAGACGTGGACGAGTTCTTCCACATGCCTTCGGGGCTCTTGATCCACGACGTGCTTCGCAATCAGTCCAATTACGGTTACGTTGGAGAGATCCGAGCCTCATGCTACAGTTTTGGGCCTTCCGGCCTCAAACAACTCCCGACACAAGGTGTAGCGGTGGGTTACACGTGTCGGATTGGCGGCCCTGAGAGGCACAAGAGTATTGTGAGGCCGGAGGCCCTAAACTCAACGTTGATCAACGTGGTGCATCATTTTCATCTTAGAGACGGGTTTGAGGCTGTGAATGTTGATATGGGGGTGATGGTTATCAATCACTACAAGTACCAAGTGTGGGAAGTGTTTAAGGAGAAGTTTTACAGGAGGGTGGCGACTTACGTGGCTGATTGGCAGGAGGAACAGAATGTGGGGTCCAAGGATCGGGCCCCGGGATTGGGGACGAGAGCCGTGGAGCCACCGGATTGGTCACATAGATTCTGCGAGGTTAAGGACACCGGGCTCAGAGATCGAGTGTTGCAGGATTTTGTCGATCCGCGCACCCGTCTTTTGCCGTGGCAagaggaggatgatgaagttcGAGTGGAGGGACAATTTCAACAACACCGACACCAAGAACAACAGGAACAACGAAGGTTAAAGAGCATGATGAGAAGGAGAAGAGCGAGGATAAAGCAGAGagttttgttttga